A stretch of Halichondria panicea chromosome 1, odHalPani1.1, whole genome shotgun sequence DNA encodes these proteins:
- the LOC135346285 gene encoding uncharacterized protein LOC135346285 — MSTKLKNKVIVLLSWALLLQLDLDLDHFALAAEITKEEDLLTVCPGELVSLTCTHDNVVGGQTRWKVSGPVSCVRLVLHDAGLQEDVCGTFTITMISDDSGSTLSSTFQIPATETLNTTLVTCLAGGSVSSPQAGNTTLNVINMTSLTNWMANLRANSLCPVLEWDTLDAPYQRCVTSYTVNLNGTVYNTTNTSLSLAGESLPYYETQTVTVTPLTLNGPLSPDTSNITVINPDLGTPALSTSFIIQNEALKLQIVFQEVSIDIAPIRMFGYITSGEDCVPTASFNGSSFAIDFSDQSPGDAYTVCVMFRNKDCSAINSTTVTIPATMITIQEVTPSDTSYTIRLSLPFTGYPPSDLLIVSTLSPPHSEPIIRPFPSTTNQITVTFTDITAGVFYTYTIRVVLASNQSNNVVSPVTGEFNLTTLGGGGGGGESTFPVAAVAGAIGGIAVLLFFIIIVTIVIVITRRRTSNLYSKEIAHQETPCVINEESDYAVPQDLKYRGSRFSNVHLTDNFLQCKSSTPKSTSPNISDEGIYSLVFDALPNGTSQTVVSVKSNVL; from the exons A TGTCCACCAAGCTGAAAAATAAAGTT ATTGTACTGTTGTCGTGGGCACTTCTGCTgcaactagatctagatctagatcacT TTGCTCTGGCTGCTGAAATCACAAAAGAGGAAGATCTGCTAACAGTGTGTCCTGGAGAGTTGGTCTCTCTCACTTGCACTCATGACAATGTTGTTGGTGGGCAAACTCGCTGGAAAGTCAGTGGTCCGGTGTCTTGTGTTAGATTAGTTCTCCATGATGCCGGGTTGCAAGAAGACGTCTGTGGTACATTCACTATCACCATGATCAGTGATGACTCCGGGTCTACACTGAGCTCGACTTTTCAGATACCTGCCACTGAAACACTAAACACTACTCTGGTGACGTGCCTCGCTGGTGGCAGTGTGTCTTCTCCACAAGCTGGCAACACCACACTCAATGTTATAA ATATGACTTCTTTAACTAACTGGATGGCTAATCTGAGAGCCAACAGTTTATGTCCTGTTCTGGAGTGGGACACACTGGACGCACCATACCAGAGATGTGTCACCAGCTACACCGTCAACCTGAATGGAACAGTGTATAATACCACAAACACATCTCTATCATTAGCTGGAGAGAGCCTCCCTTACTATGAGACTCAGACAGTGACTGTGacaccactcacactcaaTGGACCCTTGTCTCCAGACACCTCAAATATCACTGTAATCAATccag ACTTGGGGACTCCAGCATTATCCACCTCCTTCATAATCCAAAATGAAGCACTGAAGCTCCAAATAGTATTCCAG GAAGTTTCAATTGATATTGCACCCATTCGAATGTTCGGATACATAACGAGTGGAGAGGATTGTGTTCCTACCGCATCATTTAATGGAAGTTCATTTGCAATCGATTTCTCAGACCAATCTCCCGGAGATGcttacacagtgtgtgtgatgtttaGAAACAAGGACTGCTCTGCTATTAACTCCACCACCGTGACCA TTCCAGCTACAATGATTACCATACAAGAAGTCACACCATCAGACACTAGTTACACGATCCGTTTGTCCCTCCCCTTCACTGGCTACCCTCCCAGTGACCTGCTCATTGTCTCCACCCTCTCTCCCCCTCACTCTGAACCAATCATCCGCCCTTTCCCCTCCACAACCAACCAAATCACAGTGACTTTCACTGACATCACTGCTGGAGTCTTCTACACCTACACAATTAGAGTTGTTTTGGCCAGCAACCAATCAAATAACGTCGTATCTCCAGTCACTGGAGAATTCAATTTGACAACATTAGGAG gtggtggaggaggaggagaaTCAACATTCCCAGTTGCAGCTGTAGCAGGGGCTATTGGTGGCATCGCTGTTCTGTTGTTTTTCATAATCATTGTCACAATCGTCATTGTCATCACTCGACGTAG AACCAGCAATCTATATTCCAAAGAAATAGCTCATCAGGAAAC ACCATGTGTCATTAATGAAGAATCAGATTATGCTGTGCCTCAAGATTTGAAATATAGGGGATCCAGGTTTAGCAATGTGCACTTGACAGACAATTTCTTGCAG tgtaagAGTTCCACTCCCAAATCAACTTCTCCTAACATCTCTGATGAAGGCATTTATTCACTGGTGTTCGACGCTCTCCCCAATGGCACATCCCAAACAGTTGTCAGTGTGAAGAGCAATGTACTGTAG
- the LOC135346548 gene encoding uncharacterized protein LOC135346548: protein MTEAFSFQWMLCLVYPEKSLLGRATGLHFMTLYFLKIKAVLMSMCQILPRLGNYIAQSMFIINKCQLLYHTQTCNDFLAGSALRSANRYCALDETAVFGSACRHEFPLMFINLKHGERLSYAKWLLLEMVQNYPTQKLNIMYDIACKLHKNLLKSECSEVLEKIDLSIPSFHAFGHNAQCQAAYGPTRRIELGLSDGEVMERLWSYLRRFSRMTKEMRPSHRIDVLTHALLFYGSRTKQKLGTLLANRWKKAEGLKLAAQSSYEELTSSLPETVTEDNVKQWVEEDRVLISSCVVANSGQADWKITYVQLLHTLCTEDLSTLQYIRLKKQLEEFEKKHGIAARWDTSDPQYIAARSIDLKEKQHQLQLSLWSTVCRRQFLVKTKAKYADG, encoded by the exons ATGACGGAAGCCTTTTCATTTCAATGGATGCTTTGTTTGGTCTACCCCGAAAAAAGTCTGCTGGGAAGAGCCACAGGCCTCCACTTCATGACTCTCTATTTTTTAAAGATCAAAGCAGTGTTGATGAGTATGTGTCAAATTCTTCCGAGATTAGGGAACTACATTGCACAGAGTATGTTTATCATTAATAAAtgccagttactgtatcacaCACAGACTTGTAATGATTTCCTTGCTGGAAGTGCATTGAGATCTGCAAATAGATACTGTGCCCTCGATGAGACAGCTGTgtttggatctgcctgtagaCATGAATTTCCCCTCATGTTTATCAATTTGAAGCATGGTGAAAG GTTGTCATATGCAAAGTGGTTGCTGCTAGAAATGGTTCAGAATTATCCCACTCAGAAACTTAATATCATGTATGATATTGCTTGCAAGCTCCATAAAAACTTATTG AAATCAGAGTGTTCTGAAGTCTTAGAGAAAATTGACCTGTCAATTCCATCGTTTCATGCATTTGGTCACAATGCACAGTGCCAG GCGGCTTATGGACCTACTCGACGAATAGAGTTAGGGCTCTCAGATGGTGAGGTAATGGAACGTTTGTGGTCATACCTGCGACGGTTCTCTCGAATGACGAAGGAAATGCGACCATCTCACCGGATTGATGTACTCACTCACGCATTGTTGTTTTATGGATCTAGAACGAAGCAAAAATTAG GGACTTTGCTGGCTAACCGCTGGAAAAAGGCAGAAGGGCTTAAACTTGCTGCGCAAAGTTCTTATGAGGAACTCACATCCTCTTTACCAG AAACTGTCACTGAGGACAATGTGAAACAGTGGGTTGAAGAGGATAGAGTTCTTATCTCTTCCTGTGTTGTGGCGAATTCCGGACAAGCTGACTGGAAGATCACCTATGTTCAGCTGCTGCACACTTTGTGTACAGAAGATCTGTCAACACTGCAATATATAAG ACTCAAGAAACAACTAGAGGAATTTGAAAAAAAGCACGGGATAGCTGCTCGCTGGGATACCAGTGACCCCCAGTACATTGCAGCAAGATCAATCGACTTGAAAGAGAAGCAGCACCAATTGCAGCTCTCACTTTGGTCTACTGTTTGTCGAAGACAGTTTCTTGTGAAAACAAAAGCAAAGTatgcag ATGGTTAA